Proteins encoded by one window of Methylovirgula ligni:
- a CDS encoding glutathione peroxidase: protein MASIYDFSAKTLDGKEESLADFRGQVLLVVNTASKCGFTPQYEGLEALYKKYHAEGFEVLGFPCNQFGAQEPGDAAAIGAFCSLNYGVSFPMFDKIEVNGEATHPLYKFLKSAQKGLAGTEAIKWNFTKFLIDRQGNVVARFAPTTKPAEIDPEVARLL, encoded by the coding sequence ATGGCCTCGATCTACGATTTTTCGGCCAAGACGTTGGATGGAAAAGAGGAATCGCTCGCCGATTTCCGTGGCCAGGTGCTGCTCGTGGTCAATACGGCGAGCAAATGCGGGTTTACGCCCCAATATGAGGGGCTCGAGGCGCTTTATAAGAAATATCACGCCGAGGGCTTCGAGGTTCTGGGCTTCCCTTGCAATCAGTTCGGCGCCCAGGAGCCGGGCGACGCGGCGGCGATTGGCGCCTTCTGCTCGCTGAATTACGGCGTGAGCTTTCCGATGTTCGACAAGATCGAGGTCAACGGTGAGGCAACCCATCCCCTCTACAAATTCCTCAAGAGCGCGCAGAAGGGCCTCGCCGGGACCGAGGCGATCAAATGGAATTTCACCAAATTTCTGATTGATCGGCAGGGCAATGTCGTCGCGCGCTTCGCTCCGACCACCAAGCCGGCGGAGATCGATCCGGAGGTCGCGCGCCTCCTCTGA
- the hisD gene encoding histidinol dehydrogenase has protein sequence MPQRLDMRSPDFGTAFAALLASKREAAADVDEAVQKIIADVVAEGDAALVAYSQKFDRVDLGALGLAVSAQEIAAAERAAAPEALAALRFAHERITAFHERQRPQDLIFTDALGVELGWRWSAVDAAGLYVPGGTASYPSSVLMNAIPAKVAGVPRLVMVVPAPDGLIAPLVLAAAKLAGIDEIYRVGGAQAIAALAYGTETIAPVAKIVGPGNAYVAAAKRRVFGTVGIDMIAGPSEVLIIADDSGNPDWIAADLLAQAEHDTAAQSILITDSATLAAAVEAAVERQLASLSRVAIAGPSWRDHGAIIEVADITAALPLAERIAPEHLEIITRDADALAARVRNAGAIFIGAHTPEAIGDYVGGSNHVLPTARSARFSSGLNVLDFMKRTSILKCSAESLKALGPAAVTLGNAEGLDAHARSVAFRLGLTNS, from the coding sequence ATGCCGCAACGGCTCGACATGCGCAGCCCCGATTTCGGGACGGCCTTTGCCGCCTTGCTGGCCTCCAAGCGCGAGGCCGCGGCAGACGTCGATGAGGCCGTGCAGAAGATCATCGCCGATGTCGTCGCGGAGGGCGATGCGGCGCTCGTTGCCTATTCGCAGAAATTCGACCGTGTCGATCTCGGCGCCCTCGGCCTTGCCGTGTCGGCGCAGGAGATTGCCGCTGCCGAGCGCGCCGCCGCGCCGGAAGCACTTGCCGCGCTGCGCTTCGCGCATGAGCGGATCACCGCTTTTCACGAGCGCCAGCGGCCGCAGGATCTGATCTTCACCGACGCCCTTGGCGTCGAGCTCGGTTGGCGCTGGTCGGCGGTCGACGCAGCCGGGCTCTATGTACCCGGAGGCACCGCAAGCTATCCATCCTCGGTGTTGATGAACGCCATCCCGGCGAAGGTTGCGGGTGTCCCGCGTCTCGTCATGGTCGTCCCGGCGCCGGATGGCTTGATCGCGCCGCTCGTGCTGGCGGCGGCGAAGCTCGCGGGCATCGACGAGATTTATCGCGTCGGCGGCGCCCAGGCGATCGCGGCATTGGCCTATGGCACCGAGACGATCGCGCCGGTGGCAAAGATCGTCGGCCCGGGTAACGCCTATGTCGCGGCAGCGAAGCGGCGCGTCTTCGGCACCGTCGGCATCGATATGATCGCCGGGCCGTCCGAAGTGCTGATCATCGCCGACGATAGCGGCAATCCCGACTGGATCGCCGCCGATCTGCTGGCTCAGGCGGAGCATGACACGGCCGCGCAATCGATCCTCATCACCGACAGCGCCACGCTCGCGGCGGCGGTCGAGGCTGCGGTGGAGCGTCAGCTCGCGAGCCTGTCGCGCGTGGCGATCGCCGGGCCAAGCTGGCGCGATCACGGCGCCATCATCGAGGTCGCGGACATCACGGCGGCGCTGCCGCTGGCAGAGCGTATCGCGCCCGAGCACCTCGAAATCATCACCCGCGATGCCGACGCGCTCGCGGCCCGCGTGAGGAATGCCGGCGCGATTTTCATCGGCGCCCATACGCCCGAGGCAATCGGCGATTATGTCGGCGGCTCGAACCATGTTCTGCCGACCGCCCGTTCGGCGCGGTTCTCGTCCGGGCTCAACGTGCTCGATTTCATGAAGCGCACCTCGATCCTGAAGTGCAGCGCCGAAAGCCTCAAGGCGCTCGGCCCGGCGGCGGTGACGCTCGGCAACGCCGAGGGTCTTGACGCCCATGCGCGCTCGGTCGCCTTTCGACTCGGCTTGACGAACTCATGA
- a CDS encoding UPF0262 family protein, whose product MNANEPRRNRLISVTLDEASIGRGTSDQEHERQIAIYDLIEENDFGLPDRDDGPYALKISLHDAKLAFEISNEAQEVVAAHILSLTPFRRLLKDYFLICESYYDAIRSATRAQIEAIDMGRRALHDEAAALLQERLKGKIVCDLDTARRIFTLVTALHWKG is encoded by the coding sequence ATGAACGCCAACGAGCCTCGCCGCAATCGTCTCATATCGGTGACGCTCGACGAGGCTTCGATCGGCCGTGGCACGTCGGATCAGGAACACGAGCGCCAGATCGCGATCTACGATCTCATCGAGGAGAACGATTTCGGCCTGCCGGATCGCGATGATGGTCCGTATGCGCTCAAAATATCGCTGCACGACGCCAAGCTCGCCTTCGAAATCTCGAATGAGGCGCAGGAAGTGGTCGCGGCGCATATTCTGTCGCTGACGCCGTTCCGCCGCCTGCTCAAGGATTATTTCCTGATCTGCGAGAGCTATTACGATGCCATCCGCTCGGCGACGCGGGCGCAGATCGAGGCGATCGATATGGGCCGCCGCGCCTTGCATGACGAGGCGGCAGCGCTTTTGCAGGAGCGACTCAAGGGCAAGATCGTCTGCGATCTCGATACGGCGCGGCGCATCTTCACCCTTGTCACGGCTTTGCATTGGAAGGGTTGA
- a CDS encoding low molecular weight phosphatase family protein: MPDLSIPSALKRPPQSILFVCSENSVRSPMAEALTRKIIGNTVYVASVGLRRGKIDSFAAEVLREIGIEGGLRAPRAFEDFEDEAFDLVVSLTPEARDRIAELARGVPTELAYWPTPDPTQVEGTRETVLNAYRAARDGLARRIRELFMTSGAP; this comes from the coding sequence GTGCCTGACCTCTCTATTCCTTCGGCGCTCAAGCGACCGCCGCAGTCGATTCTCTTCGTCTGCTCGGAGAACAGCGTCCGCTCGCCGATGGCCGAGGCGCTGACGCGAAAAATCATCGGCAACACGGTCTATGTCGCCTCCGTCGGCCTGCGGCGCGGCAAGATCGATAGCTTTGCCGCCGAAGTTTTGCGCGAGATCGGCATCGAAGGCGGTTTGCGCGCCCCGCGCGCATTTGAGGATTTCGAGGACGAAGCTTTCGATCTCGTTGTCAGCCTGACGCCGGAAGCCCGCGACCGGATCGCTGAACTCGCCCGCGGCGTGCCGACAGAGCTCGCTTATTGGCCGACGCCCGATCCAACGCAGGTCGAGGGCACGCGCGAAACCGTACTCAATGCTTACCGCGCCGCGCGCGACGGCCTGGCGCGGCGGATTCGTGAACTGTTCATGACGAGCGGCGCGCCGTAG
- a CDS encoding efflux RND transporter permease subunit gives MDALLKEPPATGAGRKLHPLAYGIERIGLVSLRFPYLVAAVLTVAAILAAFGIGRIQVDDSLSQLFRSNTPEFHQYEDVTKRFPSSEYDVLVVIEGDTLLSRDNLGKLRDLVTDLQLIDGTRGIISLYSARQPPEGNHIPAPLFPDPLPEGAAYDQLIQKVMGNEILRGKLLSLDGKLTLAVLALDPAVVQSNKLRDVVGEIRKTMTEDLAGSGLSAELSGVPVMQLEIRNAVERDRIVYNALGFLGGCLIAILFFRRISFMIIAAAPPLLAILLSLGMLGWLDFRLNMFLNVMTPLIMVISFSDSMQLTFATRDRIIAGQSKAEALRTAIHIVGPACVLTHATAGLSFVALTFSNSDLIRSFGEAGLIATLIALVSVLTIIPLLGMFLLRREAAFVARIKGADLAVDALRRFCGWIAARMVSRPGLYSLIGLIVVIGLGSIYANLQPRYHLADQVPDKQRAVQANRELDAKLTGAQPVDVLIEFPKGQSLYAPQTLATIAEVHSIVEKQAGIGNVWSLETLRRWLAQKIGKSDVATLKQYVGYLPKYLVERFISDKQDAVIVEGRLPDVDSSQLLPVVDSLDKKLAAVRAEHPGYEIAVTGLAVIAAHNSASMIEKLNRGLTIEIVFVAAFIGLAFRSFSVMLASIMPAVFPVFSAGAALWLFGQGLQFASVVALTVSFGLGLSATIHFLNRLRLEDKPGEDPSIGVERATILVGPALILTSIVLACGLAMTIFSQLPSLRLFGWLSSFAMLTALIADLFILRPTIMLLLRWTRNRNWN, from the coding sequence TTGGACGCGCTTCTGAAGGAGCCGCCGGCGACCGGCGCGGGGCGCAAGCTGCATCCGCTAGCTTACGGGATCGAGCGCATCGGCCTCGTCTCGCTGCGTTTCCCCTATCTCGTCGCCGCCGTTCTGACGGTCGCCGCCATTCTCGCCGCCTTCGGAATCGGGCGCATCCAGGTCGATGATTCGCTCAGCCAGCTCTTCCGTTCGAACACGCCGGAGTTCCATCAGTATGAGGATGTGACGAAGCGGTTTCCTTCGAGCGAATATGACGTGCTGGTCGTCATCGAAGGCGACACGCTGCTCTCGCGGGACAACCTTGGCAAGCTTCGCGACCTCGTCACCGACCTGCAATTGATCGACGGCACGCGCGGCATCATCTCACTTTATTCCGCGCGTCAGCCGCCGGAAGGCAATCATATCCCGGCGCCGCTGTTCCCCGACCCGCTTCCCGAGGGCGCAGCCTATGACCAGCTCATCCAGAAGGTGATGGGCAACGAGATTTTGCGCGGCAAGCTGCTTTCGCTCGACGGCAAGCTGACGCTGGCGGTGCTTGCGCTCGACCCCGCCGTCGTCCAGAGCAACAAGCTGCGCGATGTCGTCGGCGAAATCCGCAAGACGATGACCGAGGATCTCGCCGGCTCCGGCCTTTCGGCCGAGCTTTCCGGCGTGCCGGTCATGCAGCTTGAAATCCGCAACGCCGTCGAGCGCGACCGCATCGTCTACAACGCGCTCGGCTTTCTCGGCGGTTGCCTTATCGCCATCCTGTTCTTCCGCCGCATCTCCTTCATGATTATCGCCGCAGCGCCGCCGTTGCTCGCCATTCTGCTGTCGCTCGGCATGCTCGGCTGGCTCGATTTCCGGCTCAACATGTTCCTCAACGTGATGACGCCGCTCATCATGGTGATCAGCTTCTCCGATTCGATGCAGCTCACCTTCGCGACGCGCGACCGCATCATCGCCGGGCAGAGCAAGGCCGAAGCGCTGCGCACGGCGATTCATATCGTCGGCCCCGCCTGCGTGCTCACCCACGCGACAGCCGGCCTCTCCTTCGTCGCGCTGACATTTTCGAACTCGGACCTCATCCGCAGCTTCGGCGAGGCGGGGCTGATCGCGACGCTAATCGCCCTCGTCTCTGTCTTGACCATCATCCCGCTGCTCGGCATGTTCCTCCTGCGGCGCGAGGCGGCTTTCGTCGCGCGGATCAAGGGCGCGGACCTGGCAGTCGATGCGCTGCGCCGCTTCTGCGGCTGGATCGCCGCGCGGATGGTCAGCCGGCCGGGTCTCTACAGCCTGATCGGCCTGATCGTCGTCATCGGGCTCGGCTCGATCTATGCCAATCTGCAGCCGCGCTATCACCTGGCCGATCAGGTGCCCGATAAGCAGAGGGCGGTGCAGGCCAACCGCGAGCTCGACGCCAAATTGACCGGCGCCCAGCCGGTCGACGTGCTGATCGAATTCCCCAAGGGCCAGTCGCTCTACGCGCCGCAGACCCTGGCGACGATCGCCGAAGTCCATTCGATCGTCGAGAAGCAGGCCGGCATCGGCAATGTCTGGTCGCTCGAGACGCTGCGCCGCTGGCTCGCCCAGAAAATCGGTAAGTCGGACGTCGCGACGCTGAAGCAATATGTCGGTTATCTGCCGAAATATCTCGTCGAACGGTTCATCTCGGATAAGCAGGACGCCGTTATCGTCGAGGGCCGCCTGCCCGATGTCGATTCGAGCCAGTTGCTGCCCGTGGTCGATTCGCTCGATAAAAAGCTCGCCGCCGTGCGCGCCGAACATCCGGGCTATGAAATCGCCGTCACCGGCCTTGCTGTCATCGCGGCGCATAACAGCGCCAGCATGATCGAGAAGTTGAACCGCGGCCTGACGATCGAGATCGTCTTCGTCGCCGCCTTCATTGGCCTTGCCTTCCGCTCATTCTCGGTGATGCTCGCCTCGATCATGCCCGCCGTTTTCCCGGTCTTTTCCGCCGGCGCGGCGCTATGGCTGTTCGGCCAGGGCCTACAATTCGCGAGCGTCGTGGCGCTGACCGTGTCATTCGGCCTCGGCCTCAGCGCGACAATCCATTTCCTCAACCGGCTGCGGCTTGAGGACAAACCCGGCGAAGATCCGTCCATCGGCGTCGAACGCGCGACCATTCTTGTCGGGCCGGCGCTGATCCTGACCTCGATCGTGCTGGCGTGCGGCCTCGCTATGACGATCTTCTCGCAGCTCCCATCGCTGCGGCTGTTCGGCTGGCTGAGTTCGTTCGCGATGCTGACAGCGCTGATCGCCGACCTGTTCATCCTGCGGCCGACGATCATGCTGCTCTTGCGCTGGACGCGGAACCGCAACTGGAATTGA
- the map gene encoding type I methionyl aminopeptidase — translation MTFVDALEVPGRKTGQIKLHGPEAFEGMRKAGRLTAEALDMLAPYVKPGVTTEFLDNLVFDFAVAHNAYPAPLDYRGYRKSICTSINHVVCHGIPDRKPLREGDIVNIDVTLIVDGWHGDSSRMYLVGEVSRRAQRLVEVTYEAMMRGIAVVRPGATTGDIGAAIQDFAEAERCSVVRDFCGHGLGRLFHDEPNVLHYGRRGEGVVLKPGMFFTIEPMINLGRPHVKILSDGWTAVTRDRSMSAQFEHTIGVTETGYENFTLSPKGLHHPPYDAAAAGA, via the coding sequence ATGACTTTTGTCGATGCTTTGGAAGTGCCTGGCCGCAAGACGGGGCAGATCAAGCTGCATGGCCCCGAGGCGTTCGAAGGCATGCGAAAGGCCGGACGGCTGACCGCCGAGGCGCTCGATATGCTCGCGCCTTATGTGAAGCCGGGTGTGACGACCGAATTTCTCGACAACCTCGTCTTTGATTTTGCCGTCGCGCACAATGCCTATCCGGCGCCGCTCGACTATCGCGGCTACCGCAAGTCGATCTGCACCTCGATCAATCATGTCGTCTGCCACGGCATCCCGGACCGCAAGCCCCTGCGCGAGGGGGATATCGTCAATATCGACGTGACTTTGATTGTCGATGGCTGGCACGGCGATTCGAGCCGCATGTATCTCGTCGGCGAAGTCTCGCGGCGGGCGCAGCGGCTGGTCGAGGTCACTTATGAGGCGATGATGCGCGGCATCGCCGTCGTCAGGCCGGGGGCGACGACGGGCGACATCGGCGCGGCGATCCAGGATTTCGCCGAGGCGGAGCGCTGCTCCGTGGTGCGGGATTTCTGCGGCCACGGGCTCGGGCGTCTTTTTCACGACGAGCCGAATGTCCTGCATTACGGTCGGCGCGGCGAGGGTGTCGTGCTGAAGCCGGGTATGTTCTTTACTATCGAGCCGATGATCAACCTCGGCCGGCCGCACGTGAAAATCCTTTCGGATGGCTGGACGGCGGTCACGCGCGACCGCTCGATGTCGGCGCAGTTCGAGCATACGATCGGCGTCACCGAGACCGGCTACGAGAATTTTACGCTGTCGCCGAAGGGGCTGCATCATCCGCCCTACGATGCGGCGGCGGCCGGGGCGTGA
- the radC gene encoding RadC family protein: MTKAPSLAEAAEEPQHYLGHRSRLRGRFLKAGGEALADYELLELVLFRAIPRRDVKPLAKALIARFGSFAGVVAARPERLREIDGLGEAAIVELKIVAEAAKRFTKVNMQNRPAMGSFSAVLEYCRTAMAYLDREEFRILFLDKKNILIADEVQSVGTIDHAPVYPREILRRAFELNATAIILVHNHPSGDPSPSQADIQLTKQIVSLGKSLNVAVHDHLIIGREGFASFRALQLI, encoded by the coding sequence GTGACGAAAGCGCCATCCCTGGCTGAAGCGGCGGAGGAACCGCAGCATTACCTCGGCCACAGGTCGCGATTGCGCGGACGGTTTCTGAAGGCCGGCGGCGAGGCGCTGGCGGATTACGAGCTTCTCGAACTCGTCCTGTTTCGCGCCATCCCGCGCCGCGACGTCAAACCGCTCGCCAAGGCGCTCATCGCGCGGTTCGGCTCGTTCGCCGGCGTCGTCGCGGCCCGGCCGGAGCGGCTGCGCGAGATCGACGGGCTCGGCGAGGCGGCGATCGTCGAGCTGAAAATCGTCGCCGAGGCCGCCAAGCGCTTCACCAAAGTGAATATGCAAAACCGGCCGGCGATGGGCAGTTTTTCCGCCGTGCTCGAATATTGCCGCACCGCCATGGCCTATCTGGACCGCGAGGAATTCCGGATTCTGTTTCTCGACAAGAAAAATATTTTGATTGCTGACGAGGTGCAAAGTGTCGGCACTATCGACCATGCGCCCGTCTACCCCCGCGAGATCCTGCGCCGGGCTTTCGAGTTGAACGCGACGGCGATCATCCTGGTCCACAATCACCCGTCCGGGGACCCGTCGCCCTCCCAGGCGGACATCCAATTGACCAAGCAGATTGTGTCCCTGGGTAAATCGCTGAATGTCGCCGTGCATGACCATCTGATCATCGGCCGGGAGGGCTTCGCCAGCTTCCGCGCGTTGCAACTCATTTGA
- a CDS encoding putative bifunctional diguanylate cyclase/phosphodiesterase: MTERKSIMQGVAKKHSGFLSKLRLTVGHVDLPALQIWIFANFVSMALILILGIRIGLLLFGSPANFLSWKFLSAALLANAWLVATAILVRFLTAWMAYRVLDALRSSEARARQVAGRDVLSGLPNRFLFNELVDAEIARCRRGRHQFALFYLDLDHFKQANDTFGHDVGDRLIVAFTRRLAQVLRACDHFARLGGDEFALIQADVAEPRDCARLAQRILDAMSVPFEINNQQIFIGVSIGIALCPQNATDRQEMMRLADLALYRSKQAGRNRFAFFEAKMGEELRMRQSAEDELRAAIENDELQLLYQPILSAQDGKIVCVEALARWQHRAYGLLSADSFIPLAEERGLIVALGEWALRRACAEAKLWPDVKVAINVSPIQFRQKDFVATVNRILTESGTDAQRVELELTEGVVIADADLAEHAMVDLRALGVRMVLDDFGTGYSSLIYLRRFAFDKIKIDRSFMESMEFSGESAIIIRSIVDLGRSLGLTVTAEGVETEEQARFLRTLGCDELQGYLFGRPVTATEIEQRLAEQRAEQMPPEALRFIA, encoded by the coding sequence ATGACCGAGCGGAAGTCGATCATGCAGGGTGTGGCCAAGAAGCATTCCGGCTTTCTGTCCAAGCTGAGGCTCACGGTCGGCCACGTGGACCTGCCGGCGCTGCAGATTTGGATATTCGCCAATTTCGTGTCGATGGCGTTGATCCTGATCCTCGGGATCCGCATCGGCCTCTTGCTCTTCGGCAGCCCTGCCAATTTCCTTTCCTGGAAATTCTTGAGTGCGGCGCTCTTGGCGAACGCCTGGCTGGTGGCCACGGCCATTCTGGTCAGGTTCTTGACGGCCTGGATGGCCTATCGTGTTCTCGACGCGCTCCGCAGCAGCGAGGCACGGGCGCGGCAGGTTGCCGGCCGCGACGTTCTCTCCGGCCTGCCCAACCGGTTTTTGTTCAATGAACTCGTCGATGCCGAGATCGCCCGCTGTCGCCGCGGCCGGCATCAATTCGCCCTGTTCTATCTCGATCTCGATCATTTCAAGCAAGCCAACGATACGTTCGGCCATGATGTCGGCGACCGGCTGATCGTGGCGTTCACGCGGCGGTTGGCGCAGGTGCTGCGCGCCTGCGATCATTTCGCCAGGCTAGGCGGCGACGAATTCGCTCTGATCCAGGCTGATGTCGCCGAGCCGCGCGATTGCGCGCGCCTGGCGCAACGCATTCTCGATGCGATGAGCGTGCCGTTCGAGATCAATAATCAGCAGATTTTCATCGGCGTTTCCATCGGCATCGCACTCTGCCCGCAGAACGCGACCGACCGGCAGGAGATGATGCGCCTTGCCGATCTCGCGCTTTATCGCTCGAAGCAGGCGGGACGCAATCGCTTCGCCTTCTTTGAAGCGAAGATGGGCGAGGAATTGCGAATGCGCCAGAGCGCCGAGGACGAATTGCGCGCCGCGATCGAGAACGACGAATTGCAACTTCTTTATCAGCCGATCCTCTCCGCCCAGGACGGCAAGATCGTCTGCGTCGAGGCTTTGGCGCGCTGGCAGCACAGAGCCTATGGCCTGCTTTCGGCGGATAGCTTCATCCCGCTCGCCGAGGAGCGCGGCCTCATCGTCGCGCTCGGCGAATGGGCCCTGCGCCGCGCCTGCGCCGAGGCCAAGCTTTGGCCCGATGTCAAGGTCGCCATCAATGTTTCGCCGATCCAGTTCCGGCAGAAGGATTTCGTCGCCACCGTCAATCGCATCTTGACCGAATCCGGCACGGACGCGCAGCGCGTCGAGCTTGAGCTGACCGAAGGTGTCGTCATCGCCGATGCCGATCTCGCCGAACATGCGATGGTCGATCTCCGCGCGCTCGGCGTGCGCATGGTGCTTGACGATTTCGGTACCGGTTACTCGAGCCTGATCTATCTACGCCGTTTCGCCTTCGACAAGATCAAGATCGACCGCTCTTTCATGGAGTCGATGGAATTTTCTGGTGAGAGCGCGATCATTATTCGCTCGATCGTCGATCTTGGCCGCTCGCTTGGCCTGACGGTGACGGCGGAGGGCGTCGAGACCGAGGAACAGGCGCGCTTCCTACGGACGCTCGGCTGCGACGAGCTGCAGGGCTATCTTTTCGGCCGCCCCGTGACCGCGACGGAAATCGAGCAGCGGCTCGCAGAGCAGCGCGCGGAACAAATGCCTCCGGAAGCGCTACGCTTCATCGCCTGA
- a CDS encoding usg protein, which produces MAKWGAVERTDVSSGFVKRLSGYSLTTAEILYRMPDHPLVLQSFLWQDYDIAPEFPTLIKFLTFWREKLDGPIYSVRIGHSGLLKPAEVRTLSAEFPLH; this is translated from the coding sequence ATGGCGAAATGGGGCGCGGTCGAACGGACGGACGTTTCGAGCGGGTTCGTCAAGCGATTGTCGGGCTACAGCCTGACAACGGCCGAGATTCTTTATCGGATGCCGGACCACCCGCTGGTTCTGCAGAGCTTCCTTTGGCAGGACTACGACATCGCCCCGGAATTTCCCACGCTGATCAAATTTCTCACCTTCTGGCGAGAAAAGCTCGACGGTCCGATCTATAGCGTTCGCATCGGCCATTCGGGCCTTCTCAAACCGGCCGAGGTGCGGACGTTAAGCGCGGAATTCCCGCTGCACTAA
- a CDS encoding NAD(+) synthase, with protein MDFRSIYGQGFARVAACATTCRLADPVANGEAILAVLAELDADAAALAVFPELSLTGYAIDDLLLQDTLHAAVARAVDRLVAASADLMPLILVGAPLRHQGRLYNCALAIHRGRLLGVVPKIHLPNYREFYERRHFASGDATEGGEIIVGAHTAPFGPDLLFAAEDIEGFVVHAEICEDFWVPVPQSSLAALAGATVLANLSASNITIGKADTRRLLIQSQSQRCLSAYLYSAAGKGESTTDLAWDGQTTIAENGVILAESPRFAESAQFVAADIDLELLAQERLRQGTFDDNRRHIGVTADDFRRISFRLGPPKGDIGLLRDVARFPFVPADPARLEQDCYEAYNIQVTALEQRLAASKIDKLVIGVSGGLDSTHALIVAAKAMDRLGKPRSNILAYTMPGFATSETTKSNAIALMEALGVTAKELDITETARLMLKEIGHPYSAGKKVYDVTFENVQAGLRTDYLFRLANLHGGLVLGTGDLSELALGWCTYGVGDQMSHYAVNAGVPKTLIQYLIRWCIATGQYAPPVLATLDSILHTEITPELVPAGAGGEVQSTEAFIGPYELQDFNLFYVLRYGFRPAKIAFLAEAAWAHVGKGAWPQDFPEDRRHAYDLAQIRRWLEVFIRRFFGFSQFKRSALPNGPKVVAGGSLSPRSDWRAPSDGNAQAWLDDLARHVPKA; from the coding sequence ATGGATTTTCGTTCGATATACGGCCAGGGCTTCGCGCGCGTCGCAGCTTGCGCGACGACGTGCCGGCTCGCCGACCCCGTCGCAAACGGTGAGGCGATCCTCGCGGTTCTGGCGGAATTGGACGCCGATGCTGCCGCGCTCGCGGTGTTTCCCGAGCTTTCGCTGACCGGCTATGCGATCGACGATCTTTTGTTGCAGGACACGCTGCACGCTGCGGTCGCCCGCGCGGTGGATCGCCTCGTCGCTGCTTCCGCCGACCTCATGCCGCTGATCCTCGTCGGCGCACCGCTGCGCCATCAGGGCCGGCTGTATAATTGCGCCCTTGCCATCCATCGCGGCCGCTTGCTGGGCGTCGTCCCGAAAATCCATCTGCCGAATTATCGCGAGTTCTACGAGCGGCGGCATTTCGCGTCCGGCGATGCGACGGAGGGCGGCGAGATCATTGTCGGCGCGCATACCGCGCCGTTCGGTCCGGACCTTCTTTTTGCCGCCGAGGACATCGAGGGCTTCGTGGTTCACGCCGAAATCTGCGAGGATTTCTGGGTGCCCGTGCCGCAGTCTTCGCTTGCGGCACTCGCCGGCGCGACGGTGCTCGCCAATCTTTCAGCGAGCAATATCACTATCGGCAAGGCCGATACGCGCCGGCTCCTGATACAATCGCAATCGCAGCGCTGTCTTTCGGCCTATCTTTATTCCGCTGCCGGAAAGGGCGAGTCGACGACCGATCTCGCCTGGGACGGCCAGACGACGATCGCCGAGAACGGGGTGATCCTCGCCGAATCGCCGCGCTTCGCCGAGTCGGCACAATTCGTCGCCGCGGACATCGACCTCGAACTTCTGGCGCAGGAGCGGTTGCGGCAAGGTACATTCGATGACAACCGCCGCCATATCGGGGTTACCGCTGACGACTTCCGGCGCATCTCTTTCCGGCTGGGGCCGCCCAAGGGCGACATCGGGCTCCTGCGCGACGTCGCGCGCTTTCCCTTCGTTCCGGCCGATCCCGCGCGGCTGGAGCAGGATTGCTATGAGGCTTACAATATCCAGGTGACGGCGCTGGAGCAGCGGCTCGCTGCGTCGAAAATCGACAAGCTTGTCATCGGCGTTTCCGGCGGCCTCGATTCCACGCACGCGCTCATCGTCGCCGCCAAAGCGATGGATCGCCTCGGCAAGCCGCGCAGCAACATCCTCGCCTATACGATGCCCGGCTTCGCCACGAGCGAGACGACGAAGAGCAACGCGATCGCGCTGATGGAGGCGCTCGGCGTAACGGCCAAAGAGCTCGACATCACCGAAACCGCGCGGCTGATGCTCAAAGAGATCGGCCATCCTTACAGCGCCGGCAAGAAGGTCTATGACGTGACTTTCGAGAACGTCCAGGCGGGGCTGCGCACGGATTATCTGTTCCGGCTGGCGAATCTTCATGGCGGTCTAGTGCTCGGCACCGGCGATCTGTCGGAGCTTGCGCTCGGCTGGTGTACTTATGGCGTCGGCGATCAGATGTCGCATTATGCGGTCAATGCCGGCGTGCCGAAGACCTTGATCCAGTATTTGATCCGCTGGTGCATCGCGACCGGGCAATATGCGCCGCCGGTGCTCGCGACACTCGATTCGATCCTGCATACGGAGATTACGCCGGAGCTGGTCCCGGCGGGGGCGGGCGGAGAAGTGCAAAGCACCGAGGCGTTCATCGGCCCCTACGAATTGCAGGACTTCAACCTCTTCTATGTCCTGCGCTATGGCTTCCGGCCGGCCAAGATCGCTTTTCTCGCCGAGGCCGCTTGGGCCCATGTCGGCAAGGGCGCATGGCCGCAGGATTTTCCGGAAGATCGCCGTCATGCCTACGATCTGGCGCAAATCCGGCGCTGGCTTGAAGTTTTCATCCGCCGCTTCTTCGGCTTCAGCCAATTCAAGCGCTCGGCGCTGCCGAACGGGCCGAAGGTCGTCGCCGGCGGATCGCTGTCGCCGCGCAGCGACTGGCGCGCGCCGTCCGATGGCAATGCGCAAGCCTGGCTCGACGATCTCGCTCGCCATGTCCCGAAGGCTTAG